The Hymenobacter oligotrophus genome segment ATTCGTCGAACTCTTCGCGGGCGAAGCTATCGGCCGATTCGCGCGTAACGCGCACCATGCGCTGCACTTGCTCGTTGCCTACGGGCACCACCAGCACGCCGCCTATGGCCAGTTGCTGCAGCAGCGGGCGGGGCAAAGCCGGAGCCGCGGCCGTTACCAAAATGCGGTCGAAGGGTGCGTAGGCCGGCAGGCCCACCGAGCCGTCGCCGCAAAACAAATGGGCGCCCGTGTAGCCCAACTGGCCCATGCGCTGGCAGGTACGCTCGAACAGCACGCGGTTGTACTCGATGCTGAACACCTGGGCACCTAAGGTCAGGAGTACGCTGCACTGGTAGCCCGAGCCGGTGCCCACCTCCAACACCCGCAAGCCCGGACGCACGCCCAGCAGCTCGGTTTGGTGCGCCACGGTGTAGGGCTGCGAAATGGTTTGGCCTTCGCCAATCGGGAAGGCCTTGTCGTGGTAGGCGTGCGACTCAAAAGCCTGCTCGAAAAACAAGTGGCGCGGTACCGCACCAATGGCAGCCAG includes the following:
- a CDS encoding protein-L-isoaspartate(D-aspartate) O-methyltransferase: MSSSVPASAPDSYRHRGQRRALVEELQRKGIRDERVLAAIGAVPRHLFFEQAFESHAYHDKAFPIGEGQTISQPYTVAHQTELLGVRPGLRVLEVGTGSGYQCSVLLTLGAQVFSIEYNRVLFERTCQRMGQLGYTGAHLFCGDGSVGLPAYAPFDRILVTAAAPALPRPLLQQLAIGGVLVVPVGNEQVQRMVRVTRESADSFAREEFDEFRFVPLRGAAGWGE